One part of the Candidatus Flexicrinis affinis genome encodes these proteins:
- a CDS encoding type II toxin-antitoxin system HicA family toxin produces MLKLRKLLVKAMASRNMRFDEFTVLVEGFGFELKRISGSHRIYRHERVSEVLSLQPDKNGQAKPYQIRLLLRLVEEYSLTLAEDE; encoded by the coding sequence ATGCTGAAGCTTCGAAAGCTGCTCGTCAAAGCGATGGCGTCGCGGAACATGCGCTTTGACGAATTCACGGTACTGGTCGAGGGGTTTGGTTTTGAGCTGAAGCGAATTAGTGGAAGTCATCGAATCTACAGACACGAGCGGGTGTCTGAGGTTCTCTCGCTGCAACCAGACAAGAACGGCCAAGCCAAACCCTATCAGATCCGTCTGCTTCTTCGGCTCGTCGAAGAGTACTCCTTGACCCTCGCGGAGGACGAATGA
- a CDS encoding type II toxin-antitoxin system HicB family antitoxin, whose translation MSDYHINIFYSDEDKAYIADIPDLKYCTAHGDTPEEALREVLFAKEGVLAVLREEGVAIPEPRYKPLIYQIAG comes from the coding sequence ATGAGCGATTATCACATCAACATCTTCTACAGCGACGAGGACAAGGCCTACATCGCGGATATCCCTGACCTCAAATACTGCACAGCGCACGGCGACACGCCGGAAGAAGCACTGCGCGAAGTGCTGTTCGCGAAGGAAGGCGTCCTTGCCGTCTTGCGTGAAGAAGGCGTGGCGATTCCCGAACCCCGCTATAAGCCGTTGATCTATCAGATTGCCGGGTGA